In the genome of Archangium lipolyticum, the window GGTGGTGCGGGTACTCCTGGCGCCAGCGGGGCTCGTTGCGCACGGCGCGCGCGGCCTCGGGACTCGCCGCCTCGAGCGCCGCGGCGAAGATGCCCTTCGTCGTGGCGGTGCTTCCGCGCCGCCCATCGGGAGTCGTGGGAAACTGGATGCCGGCTGTCTCGATCGTCATGACGGCAGCATGCACGATCGTGCGCTCGAGAAGGTGTCAAACACCTCTCTTGCGGCTTTGGCTTCACTAGTGGACAGCGGAACCCTCTCTCGTCCGACGTGGGGCCTGTTGGCTGTGAAGGCTCGAGTCTCGAAATCCCCTAGCGGATGACCGCCGCTCCGACGAAAGCCAGCAGCGCCAGCACCGCGGAGGTGGTTCGCGCCAGGTGAAGGCGCCGCCAGCGGCTCACGAGGTGTGAGATTTCAGCTGGGAGGGGAGGGGACTCGGGGCGCCAGGCGTGCACGCGTTTGTTGAGTGGCACATTGCCGAATTGCGAGATGACCGAGACCGTCGCGGTGAACGCCACACCGGCCACCACGAGAACGCGCGCCCACGTCCCCGGGAGCAGGAAGGCGAGGACGAGCCCGGTCAGGATCGTGAAGCCCGCGGTGAGAGGCATGTACCTCTCGATGTAATGGTCCAGCACCTGGTGCATCCGGATGTACACATCCGAGGGGACCGATCGGAAGGCGGGGACGACGGCGGCGGCCACCATCACCAACCCTCCCACGAAGATCGCGATGCTGGTGAGCACCATCAGGGTCAGGACCGTGCTGTACATATTCCATTTCCGTTCACGAGAGTGATTCTGGAGACCTGCCCTGATAGGAATGCCCGTCATGGCCGGCCTCGTCCCTGATTGGAGTCCGCCGGGGGAGATGTGACGGACGGTGGCGCCCAGGGCGGCTCTGGCCGGTTGCCCGGTGGCCGGGCGCCCGGAGCGGGGTCCGCTCGCCTGGCGGCCCTGGAGCGCCGACGTCACAAACGCGCTGGGGACTCCCTGTCGCAAGGAAAGGAGTCACTCGAGTCATGGCCTCTGTCGACACGCATCACGCCGAAGCCCGTCATCCCCGACCCACCTCCAGGGGTTCCTGTCACATCCATGGACACAAGTGTCCGACCCGTCACTTGAAGGCCTTCCAGCAGATCTCCGGGAAGTGGCAAGGCACCATGACGCAATACTCCCTCGAGGGTCAGGTGCTGGTCTCGATGAAGGTCGAGTCGGAGAACCGTCTCGACTGTTGTTCCCTCTACACGCTCATCGTCCTCACGGACGCCCAGGGACACCAACAGCGGATCGAGTTCACCTCGACCTATTCCAAGAAGATCGACGGCTTCGTGGTGGACAACCCGGCCTTGAAGGGGACGGCACGCCAGGTCGGTGACTCGGTCGTGTACATCTACGAGAACCAGCTCCCCGCCCCCAGCTCCACCCTCGAATCCGTGAGGGTGAGGGGCAACACCCGGTTTCACACGCTCCAGAACTCCCGGGAGGATGAATTCACGGGCTACGCCATCATCCAAGAGACGCGGGTGAGCGAAGCGTAGTCGTTCCTGCGTCTGGAAAAGAACCGGTGTTGGCAATGGAAATGTTGGATGCATTGGTGGTGGGCGCGGGACCGACGGGGCTGACGATGGCGGCGGAGTTGGCGCGGCACGGCCTGCGCTGCCGCATCGTGGACTCACTCGAAGCGCCCTCACGCCTGTCACGGGCGCTGGTGGTGCAATCGCGCACGGTGGAGCTCTTCGACGACTTCGACATGGCCGGAAAGCTGTTGGAGCGTGGGGAGGCCATGGGGGGCTACAACGTCATCGGCGCCGGTGGGAGGCGAGCGCGCATTCCCATGCGGCCCTTTCCCTGGTTGGAGACGCGCTACCCCATTCCGCACATGGTGCCCCAGGATGCGACCGAGGCGGTACTCACGGAGCATCTCGCCTCGTTTGGCCTCTCGGTGGAATGGGCCGTGACGTTCGAGGGCTTCCGCGAGGACGCGGGGGGAATGGAGCTCACGCTGAAGCACCAGGATGGGACGGAGGAGTCGGTGCGGGCGCGCTGGCTGCTCGGGTGCGACGGAGCCCGTAGCCGGGTGCGCAAGGCGGCGGACATCCCCTTCGAAGGCGAGACGTATGACTACACGTGCATACTTGCGGACGTACGCGTGGACTGGCCCCTGGGACCCGGCGAGCTGTTCATCATTCCGTCCAGACATGGCGTGGTGGCCGCGTTCCCCATGCCGGGAGAGAATCGCTACCGCCTCGTCTTGAACATGCCACGGGATGGCAAGGACGAGACGGAGCCGCCCACGTTGGAGCAGATACAGGCGCTGGTGGAGCGCATGATTCCAGTGCCCACGCGCCTGAGCGACCCCCTCTGGATGACCCGCTACCGGCAGCACCGGCTGGGCGTGCCCTACTACCGCAAGGGCCGCGTGTTCCTCGCGGGGGATGCGGCGCACATCCACAGCCCCGCGGGCGGTCAGGGCCTGAACACCGGCATCCAGGACGCATACAACCTGGCCTGGAAGCTGGCGCTCGTCACGCGGGGGCGCGCGCCGGAATCGCTGCTGGACACCTACGACCTGGAGCGGCACCGGGTGGGCCAGAAGTTGCTGGAGGGTACGGACAGGCGATTCGCCCTGATCTCGAGCGGGGGCCTCGTGGTGCGGATGCTGCGGGCGCACGTGATGCCTCGCGCCGCGCGGTGGCTCTTCAAGACCTCCTTCATGGAGCGGAAGCTGCTGCGGTTCGTCTCCGAGCTGTTCATCCACTATCGGCACAGTCCCCTGTCCACCGAGTCCATCTCGGGCGAGGACGCGGGCGGAGTGCGAATCTCCGATGGGCCGGCCCCGGGAGAGCGGGTGCCGGACCTGCCGCTCCTGGGAGCGGGCGTGGAGCGCCTGCACGAGGTGCTGCGCGGCCCCCACCACACGTTGTTGCTGTTCGCCGGGCTGGTACCTGCTGGGAAGACGCCCGCGGCGCTGGAGTCGCTCGCGCGCCAGCTCGAGGCGTCCTACGGGCCCGAGCTGCTCCGGGTCCGCGTGGTGGCGACGGGAGCGCGATCCGGACCCTACACGCTGGCGGATGCGACGGGTGCGGTGCACCGGCGCTTCGGGGCGGGGGCGGCCTGCCTCTACCTGGTACGTCCAGACGGCTATGTGGGCCACCGGGCCCGGCCCATCCAGGTGAAATCCCTGGCGACGGAGCTCGCCGCACGCATGGGCCCGCCGCGCCAGGCGCCCGCGAGCGTGGAGCTGCAGGTCGCTGGTTGAGACCCTCAAACGAGACTCCCCCCTGGACGAAGGAGACCCTTCTTCCAGGGGGGAGCTCGCGAGTGCCTGGTGTGGGACTCAGTGCCGAGGGGACGCCAGGTGGTCCGCCATCCAGCGCCCCAGTCGCGGAAGGAAATCATCGGAGCGGTTCGCGCAGGTGTGGTTCTCCTCGGGGTAGGAAATCAGCTCCTTGTCACCTCGAGCCCAATCCAGCAAGCGGATGCAGGATTCATAGGGCACGACCGAGTCCAGCTTGCCATGGATGGCGAGCAGGGGGGTGGTGGGCCGTGGAATCGCTCGCAGATTCAGCTCCTCCCGGCAGATCCGGTTCATGGCGGCATCGTTGGGCTGTCCGTACATGTACCGGAACTCCTGGCGCACCAGCGGGCTCGAGCGGAGATGGTTGTCATGGTCGTACCCCGCCGAGATGCAGGCGCAGGCCTTGAGCTCGCGGGGGAGCAGAGCGGCGCTCCTCGCCGCCAGGTAGCCGCCATGGGCCAGACCGCAGATCCCGATCCGGTCGGAGTCGAGCTCCGGGAGCCGATGGGCCTGGGCCAGGACACTCTCGACGACCTGCTCGAAGGGGATGACCATGCGGTGGATGCCCGCCAGCTCGCCCTGGCCGGGACCATCGAAGACCAGGACCGCCAGGCCCTGGGCCAGGAAGGCGCGCGCGAGGGCGAGCAGCTCGATCTCCTTGGCCGAGCTGAGGCTGTTCACCAGCAGGACGCATGGGACCGGTTCCTCCCAATGGGAGCGCAGGAGATAGGCCGGGAGCTTGTGATTCCCATGAGGGATGGACAGCGCCCGGACATCATAGGGGAGGAGCGGACTGGCCTGCCGGAAGATGCGCGTCACGCGCCGGCGCGTCATGAACTTCGCTTCGGGGTTGTCGAAGAACATGAGCTCCGCGAGGTGGTGGCAGGTGGCGGCCTTCAGCATCGCCTGCCGCTGTGTGGTGCGGTTGCCTCGCGCGGCCTCTCGAATGGCATGGCCCTCGAAGTCGTGCCCGATCCCCGTCCAGTGCGTGTGCCAGTCATTCCAGTCATCATGGAGCGCGTCGTCCCCCACCTCCTCGAGGGCGAGCACGATGTCCCTCCACTCGATACCCGATAGCTTCATGTGGGCGAGGAACGGCTCGCACTCCATGCGCAACGTATCGGGAATCTGCGCCTTCTTCATCGTCCACACATGAGCTTCCTGATTCTGCAAGGTCGTCCTCCTGGCATCCGCCTCTTCGGGGTACTCCAAGGAAGAGGGACGGCCTTTTTGCTGTGACAGTCGCCCGTTCTCGCCTCCGGCCCCGGCTGCTCGCCTGCTGGGGAGGGCAGCACGAAATTCGAGATGAAGGGCGGATCACAGACCGCGCCGATCTCATCTAGCTCCCATGTAACGCGGAGGTTGGATCGAATGGAAAACACAAGCACCATTCATCATGTGGCTGCATCGGTCGATCGACGCAAGGCCATTCACATCATGGCCAACTCGATGTTCCGCCAGCTCATGAACAGTGGCTATTCACACTCACACATCATCGATTTCACGTCAGAAATGCTGCAAATCCTCACGGACTCGCTCCGGAGTCCCGTGATCGTCGACGAGTAGAACTTCAGAAAGCCCAGCCATGATCATCGACATCCACTCACATCTCGCCCATCCAGAGCTCGCAAGGCACGCACCGGTTCCTCCAAGCCTCCTGGACGTGGATCGCCTCATCGAAGTCAAGGCGGAGGCGGGGATCGACCTCACGTTCATCGGTAGCCCGAGCGGTCCCGGGACCCTGGTTCCGGCCTCGAGGGGTGGCAACTTCACGCAGCCACTGGACAAGCTGCGCGCCTTCCACGACTGGCTCGGCGCGACCGTCGCGGCGCACCGGACCCGGCTGCGGGCCTATGTCTACTGCGATCCGTTCGCGGACGACGCGATGCTCGCGGCAACCGAGGAGTACCTGCGCCGCGAGGAGTTCGTCGGGATCATGACCAATCCCAGCGCGCATGGTGAGTACCTCGATTCGCCCAGGGCGGACGCATTCTTCGCCTTCGCCGCCGGGTTGGATGTCCCGGTGATGATCCACTCCGGGATGGATCCCGTCTGCTGCCAGGGGATCTCCGACTACGGCATGTTCGACATGGTCGGCCGCTACTGCGACGTCACCCTCGGTCTGTCGGCGCTCGTGCTCTCCGGCCGGCTGGAACAGCACCCGTCGCTGCGCGTCATCGGCACGGCGAGCGGTGGAGCCCTGAGCCTGATCGGCTCCCGGTTGGACATGGCCTGGCGTTCTCAGCTCTGGGCCGGGGCGGGCAAGAAACCAGAAGGCCTCCGCGACCAGCGGACCCGCACGCCCCCGAGCGTGCTCCTGCGGCGGCTGTATGCCGATACCACCGCCGACAACCCCGATCTCCACCTCGCCAATCTGAAGGCGTTCGGAGCGGAGCATCTCCTGTTCGGCAGCGACTGGCCGCCGGTTCCCGTGGTCCACGCCGGAAAGATCCGCGAGGTCGAAGCGCTGCCCCTGTGTGACGAGGAGCGGCGGGCCATCCTCGGAGGCAATGCCTTGCGCGTCTTCGGCCTCGAAGGCCCGGTTCAACGAAGCACCCGGATGATGGATTCCCAGCAACCTGGGGAGGTCATGTGATGTTGCACAGGAAGTTGATCGTGGCTCGGATGGATCCCTCCAGCGCGAGGGATGTGGCGGACATCTTCGCTGAATCCGACGCGGGGGAGCTCCCCCGGATGCTCGGTGTCACGCGTCGGGGACTGTTCCATTTCAAGGGGCTCTACTTCCACCTGTTCGAGTCGGAGCAGGAGGTCGATCCGCACCTCGCGGGCGTGCGTGAGCATCCGCTCTTCCTCGACGTGAATACCAGACTGGCCCGCTACATCTCGCCGTACGACCCCGCCACCTGGCGCGGTCCGAACGATGCCATGGCTCACGAGTTCTACTCCTGGCGCGCGAAGTGAGCCCTTCGAAAGCCGCGTCACAAGAAACTCCTCATTCCTCTGTCAATTCAATGAGCCAGACACAGATTACCAAGATCCTGACCAGCAATGCCCACCCGGATCGTCGCCGTGGGGGCGAGGTGCGAGTCCTTCTCAGCCCGAAGACCGTGGGCTCCACTTCCGGATTCATGGGAGTGGCGAACCTCGAGCCCGGGGAGAGCATCTCCGAGCACTACCACCCCTATTCGGAGGAGTTCCTCTACGTGACGCGAGGGTCGATCATCGCGCGCCTCGACGGGAACCCCATCTCCTTGAGCGCTGGCGAAGCCCTCCTGGTGCCGAAGAACACCCGTCACCGGCTGGAGAACCCCGGGACGGAGCCGGCTTCCCTCGTGTTCCAACTCGCCCCGCTGGCGCCCAGGCCGGAGTTGGGCCACGTCGACACCGAGCCCTACCCGGGCTCCGTGCAGGCCGCCGGAGGTGGGCGATGAATCGCCGCAGGGTCGCCCTGACTGGAATTGGTGTGGTCGCGCCGGGAGGCATCGGGGTCAAGGCCTTCTGGGAGCGGCTCCTCTCCGCGCGCTCCGCCATCCGCCGCATCTCCCTGTTCGATCCCACGAACTTCCGTTCCCGGATCGCCGCGGAGTGCGACTTCGATCCGGCACGTGAGGGCCTGTCCCCGCAGGAGGTGCGCCGGATGGATCGCTGCGTCCAGTTCGCGGCCGTCGCCGCGCGCGAGGCGTTGGCGGATAGCGGGCTGAAATCGACGCCCAGCGAACCCCACCGGACGGGTGTCAGCATCGGCAGCGCGGTGGGTTGCACGACGGCGCTGGAGGACGAGTACGTCGTCGTCAGCGATGGAGGCCGCAAGTGGCAGGTGGATCCGGCCTACGCCACGCCGCACCTGTACCTCAGCCTGATTCCGAGCACGCTCGCCACGGAGGTGGCCTGGCTGGCCGGAGCCGAGGGCCCCGCGACCGTCATTTCCAACGGGTGCACCTCGGGACTGGACGCGGTGGGTCATGCCTTCCAGCTCATCGAGGAGGGCTCGGCGGACGTGATGATCACCGGTGCGTCGGATGCACCCATCTCGCCCATCTCCGTCGCCTGCTTCGACGCCATCAAGGCCACTTCGCCCAACAACGACGATCCGGAGCATGCCAGCCGCCCATTCGACCTGAACCGCGATGGCTTCGTGCTGGGTGAAGGGGCCGCGATCTTCGTGCTCGAGGAGCTCGAGCATGCGCGCCGGCGGGGCGCCCACATCTACTGCGAGGTCGTCGGCTTCGCCTGCCGGGCCAATGCCTACCACATGACCGGCCTGCGCCCCGACGGCGAGGAGATGGCCGAGGCCATCCGGGTGGCGATGCGGCAGGCGCGAATGGACCCGGAGCGCATCGGCTACATCAACGCGCACGGCTCCAGCACGCGGCAGAACGACAGACACGAGACGGCGGCCTTCAAGAAGAGCCTGGGCCACCATGCGTACAAGACGCCGGTCAGCTCCATCAAGTCGGTGATCGGCCACTCACTGGGCGCCATCGGCTCCCTGGAGATCGCGGCCTGCGCACTGACCATCCAGCGGGGAGTGATTCCTCCCACGGCCAACCTGCGCACGCCCGATCCGGAATGCGATCTCGACTACGTACCCCAGGTTCCACGCGAGCAGCGGGTGGACGCGGTCCTCAGCGTCGGTAGCGGCTTCGGCGGCTTCCAGACGGCCATGTTGCTTGCTCGCTCGAAGGAGGTTTCGTCTTGAATGCACTCGAAAGTGGCCGTGCCGTCATCACCGGCATCTCGGCCATTGCCCCCAACGGACTGGGCGTCCGCGCCTGGTGGGAGGCCACGCTGAGCGGTCGCAGTGGCCTCCAGCGTCCCACCCGGTT includes:
- a CDS encoding DUF1772 domain-containing protein; the protein is MYSTVLTLMVLTSIAIFVGGLVMVAAAVVPAFRSVPSDVYIRMHQVLDHYIERYMPLTAGFTILTGLVLAFLLPGTWARVLVVAGVAFTATVSVISQFGNVPLNKRVHAWRPESPPLPAEISHLVSRWRRLHLARTTSAVLALLAFVGAAVIR
- a CDS encoding FAD-dependent monooxygenase; the encoded protein is MEMLDALVVGAGPTGLTMAAELARHGLRCRIVDSLEAPSRLSRALVVQSRTVELFDDFDMAGKLLERGEAMGGYNVIGAGGRRARIPMRPFPWLETRYPIPHMVPQDATEAVLTEHLASFGLSVEWAVTFEGFREDAGGMELTLKHQDGTEESVRARWLLGCDGARSRVRKAADIPFEGETYDYTCILADVRVDWPLGPGELFIIPSRHGVVAAFPMPGENRYRLVLNMPRDGKDETEPPTLEQIQALVERMIPVPTRLSDPLWMTRYRQHRLGVPYYRKGRVFLAGDAAHIHSPAGGQGLNTGIQDAYNLAWKLALVTRGRAPESLLDTYDLERHRVGQKLLEGTDRRFALISSGGLVVRMLRAHVMPRAARWLFKTSFMERKLLRFVSELFIHYRHSPLSTESISGEDAGGVRISDGPAPGERVPDLPLLGAGVERLHEVLRGPHHTLLLFAGLVPAGKTPAALESLARQLEASYGPELLRVRVVATGARSGPYTLADATGAVHRRFGAGAACLYLVRPDGYVGHRARPIQVKSLATELAARMGPPRQAPASVELQVAG
- a CDS encoding alpha/beta hydrolase family protein, producing MQNQEAHVWTMKKAQIPDTLRMECEPFLAHMKLSGIEWRDIVLALEEVGDDALHDDWNDWHTHWTGIGHDFEGHAIREAARGNRTTQRQAMLKAATCHHLAELMFFDNPEAKFMTRRRVTRIFRQASPLLPYDVRALSIPHGNHKLPAYLLRSHWEEPVPCVLLVNSLSSAKEIELLALARAFLAQGLAVLVFDGPGQGELAGIHRMVIPFEQVVESVLAQAHRLPELDSDRIGICGLAHGGYLAARSAALLPRELKACACISAGYDHDNHLRSSPLVRQEFRYMYGQPNDAAMNRICREELNLRAIPRPTTPLLAIHGKLDSVVPYESCIRLLDWARGDKELISYPEENHTCANRSDDFLPRLGRWMADHLASPRH
- a CDS encoding amidohydrolase family protein, which gives rise to MIIDIHSHLAHPELARHAPVPPSLLDVDRLIEVKAEAGIDLTFIGSPSGPGTLVPASRGGNFTQPLDKLRAFHDWLGATVAAHRTRLRAYVYCDPFADDAMLAATEEYLRREEFVGIMTNPSAHGEYLDSPRADAFFAFAAGLDVPVMIHSGMDPVCCQGISDYGMFDMVGRYCDVTLGLSALVLSGRLEQHPSLRVIGTASGGALSLIGSRLDMAWRSQLWAGAGKKPEGLRDQRTRTPPSVLLRRLYADTTADNPDLHLANLKAFGAEHLLFGSDWPPVPVVHAGKIREVEALPLCDEERRAILGGNALRVFGLEGPVQRSTRMMDSQQPGEVM
- a CDS encoding TcmI family type II polyketide cyclase; translated protein: MLHRKLIVARMDPSSARDVADIFAESDAGELPRMLGVTRRGLFHFKGLYFHLFESEQEVDPHLAGVREHPLFLDVNTRLARYISPYDPATWRGPNDAMAHEFYSWRAK
- a CDS encoding cupin domain-containing protein; its protein translation is MRVLLSPKTVGSTSGFMGVANLEPGESISEHYHPYSEEFLYVTRGSIIARLDGNPISLSAGEALLVPKNTRHRLENPGTEPASLVFQLAPLAPRPELGHVDTEPYPGSVQAAGGGR
- a CDS encoding beta-ketoacyl-[acyl-carrier-protein] synthase family protein gives rise to the protein MNRRRVALTGIGVVAPGGIGVKAFWERLLSARSAIRRISLFDPTNFRSRIAAECDFDPAREGLSPQEVRRMDRCVQFAAVAAREALADSGLKSTPSEPHRTGVSIGSAVGCTTALEDEYVVVSDGGRKWQVDPAYATPHLYLSLIPSTLATEVAWLAGAEGPATVISNGCTSGLDAVGHAFQLIEEGSADVMITGASDAPISPISVACFDAIKATSPNNDDPEHASRPFDLNRDGFVLGEGAAIFVLEELEHARRRGAHIYCEVVGFACRANAYHMTGLRPDGEEMAEAIRVAMRQARMDPERIGYINAHGSSTRQNDRHETAAFKKSLGHHAYKTPVSSIKSVIGHSLGAIGSLEIAACALTIQRGVIPPTANLRTPDPECDLDYVPQVPREQRVDAVLSVGSGFGGFQTAMLLARSKEVSS